In Capsicum annuum cultivar UCD-10X-F1 chromosome 7, UCD10Xv1.1, whole genome shotgun sequence, one genomic interval encodes:
- the LOC107877722 gene encoding uncharacterized protein LOC107877722: MGKRKRGADLNKTPPPSDLMPPSPRMDALSKQKFSHQVDSGGIKSFLAIAGDIMDGPVKVTQGQQSSIVHRRNIDLLKSLRHPRHYGRHYSRRRSASNAEASGSHAGYTPSYDDKLSLKMASKCHTDSGHTTENRQKTVHNTEGVPSSSPATRVISSDAGKLFCVLCKNFLKKEPYIVLENSLPIGETSVVAVLACGHLYHADCLEQRTNREDRQDPPCPICLGFVSHVDASVEQD, translated from the exons ATGGGAAAGAGAAAGAGAGGTGCTGACCTCAACAAGACTCCTCCTCCTTCAG ACTTGATGCCGCCCTCACCCAGAATGGATGCATTGTCAAAACAG AAGTTCTCTCATCAAGTCGACAGCGGTGGAATAAAGTCTTTTTTAGCCATTGCGGGGGATATTATGGATGGTCCTGTGAAGGTAACACAAGGCCAACAATCATCTATTGTTCACCGTCGAAATATTGACCTTCTAAAGTCTCTGAGGCATCCGCGTCACTATGGCCGCCATTATTCTCGACGGAGATCTGCTAGTAATGCTGAGGCATCAGGTTCCCACGCTGGTTATACCCCTTCTTATGATGATAAGTTGTCCTTAAAGATGGCAAGCAAATGCCATACAGATTCTGGACATACCACAG AAAATAGGCAAAAAACAGTTCACAATACAGAAGGTGTTCCGTCTAGTTCACCGGCAACAAGGGTGATATCATCCGATGCTGGGAAACTCTTTTGTGTATTATGCAAGAATTTTTTGAAGAAGGAACCATACATTGTCCTTGAAAACAGTTTGCCTATAGGTGAGACGTCTGTGGTGGCAGTCTTAGCTTGTGGTCATCTTTACCACGCTGATTGTTTGGAACAGAGAACGAACCGTGAAGATAGACAGGATCCACCGTGTCCAATATGTCTTGGCTTTGTATCTCACGTCGATGCATCAGTAGAACAGGATTGA